The window aacaaataataacaaaaatagagTTCAAGTGAAAGAATTGTGAAACATAGGTTACGTAATCATGAACCTAATTCATCCTTTTCTTGAAATCGCTAACCAGGTCCACAAGTTCAATGAAATTGTGGATTCGATACTAAATGGTCTCCACGTAAGTAAGTCAGTCAAATCGTGTAATTGCATGATTTGTCATGTGCAAGTCCGTGAGTTCGTGGTTCCCAAATCTGAATTATACTCCCATTTTCTTCCAACTCTCCTCACCATCATTACCATCCACCCTATCTCATGCAAGATGGAtgaatattttgttacattgATCATATTCTTTATACATAATAATTCTGTCCAAGATGTAACACAATTTACTCATGGTTTGATTTTTagccaaatttgaaaagaaaatttatttatttatttttttgtaattttaagaTGGGGAAAGATAGAGATAAAAACTAGTGTCAATAGgcataattttcaataaaagaaaatagatatagaaagaaaaaaggattggatagttttaattaattattagtttgtGAATTAATATGGTGAACATGTGGCCAACTTAGGATGGAGTGTGtatttaatatcaatataataatatatattggcATTTAGAACTGGCAAGCTCTGACGAAAAGGACGATTCTACCCTCCATATCAATTTGGTTATCCCAAAGAGAACGGCAAACCCCCAGGCGccattcaaataatttaagagtAAAATGACGAATATACCACCAGAAGGAGGCTTCTCCGAAAATCACACAACCTCCAAATCTAAATCTGGCGTAATTAATCTCCATTATTATCTGTACCTTGGTTGGCTTTCCATGGCGCTCCTTCTCCGAAACCCCATTCACATTCTTCTTCtgatcttctttttcttcttcttcttcttcttcacttttcCCTCATAAATATCCCCCCATTCCACTCCCACTCCTCTTCAATTCAAACTCAGGCCCTAATTCCTAATTCTATCTCACCACCTCACTTCAATGGCATTTTCCGCTGAGAAATCAGGATTCGAGGACTGGCTGCCCACGATGGCAGAGAGGCTGGGCGGGGAGGGCCTCATCGGGGAGCTGTGCAATGGATTCAATCTTCTGATGAATAGAGAGAAGGGAGTGATTGATTTCGAGAGCCTGAAGAGGAACGCTGCGGCGCTAGGGCTGGGGGATCTAAGCGATGAGGATCTGAGATCAATGTTGAGAGAAGGGGATTTTGATGGTGATGGTGCTCTTAATCAGATGGAGTTTTGTGTTCTTATGTTTAGATTGAGCCCTGAATTGATGGAAGAATCGTGGTTCTTGCTTGAGGAAGCTCTACATCAAGAATTCAAGGATTTTTGttgatttccttttctttcttttcttttctattaattaCTGATTTTTCTTAACTCACTGATCTTTTActtggaaattaaattaaaataaattgatactTTTTACTAACCAACTTCCAAATTCATCCACACTAacttctcttcaatttttagCACTTGCTcatgaatgaatatatatatatatccgtAAATTTGGACATTCTTATAAAATAAGTAAcgttcatattttttatctattttatctTACTAATAACAATTAACAATATCTATAACTTACTATGGGAgcaaaaataagttaaatattAATCCCAAAAAGTTTTCTAAGCTTTTTTACTTATACAAAATTTGGTTATTTCCAtacttttattgatatatttgatatcCCTTAGTTGGACAAATTTTGTCTATTAAATTcgaatcaaattatttaaccatatataaaaaaaatacgtGGATCTAAATAAGTACCtacatctttttttatttgtttgacaATACaccagaaaaaaaatgtgaagagGAAAACACatacaacaattaaaaaaaaactatgaagCAAAACgaaacaaagtaaaaaaaattatttgaaaaacaaatataaatcataatatagTCATATCCAAATTTCCTATAAAATGAAcgtagaaaaataaaaatgtccattattttttttctttagaagtattgcattgggaagaagtgatttttttttttaccgaAGTTGTGTTGCATATAGATAGAAGAGAGAGATTATGatctatttatataaaaagatgttCGATAGTCATATCATTTATAGAGGGTTGTATATATCATTTcgtgaaaattatttttcatctacCTTTTTAATATACTAGATATGTTTGTAAACATAATCACGCATCAATCAAATaaacctaaaactaattttattatttgtttcctCCAAAACTAACTCCGTGCTCCAAGGTgaaataaactttattatttgtttcctCCAAAACTGACTCGGTGTTCCAAggtgaaataaaataacaactcatatagaaaacaaattttatgaaatttgagatAAATATTCTCACAAtgacttaatttaattaatatgataaattttagAGTTAATCATCTAAATATAGAAGACACATTATCATTcctaacaaaatatttaaagtcaAGTTATAAATTAAGGTAagcttttttctaaaaaaattcaaggacAAAAACAAACCGTCTTATTATTTTAGGTACTAGaataagatacaaaatttaggAATGAAACTATGTAGGGTATAAATGGTGTATTTATTAGGtataattttacatattttaaaatgaaacacatatattttgaaattgagctGTGGATGTAATCTAGCGCAAGTTTAAATGGTCATACAAGTAGTGGTCAATGGGCAAAGAGACTTTGTGGGAgtggaagaacaaaaatgtCATCTCAAGTGTTGtcattgtttgaattttgatctCTCAAATGTAGTCAAaacttagattttttttacttaatttttatgGATGACTTAAGCTCAAATGATTAATGCCAAATTGTCAAAAGAGCATACTAACATTGTACtaattatatacaataataggGGCTTAACCGCTAGTATGAGTGCAAGTGAAAGAGCGAAGAGGAACGCAAGTGTATGGAAATGAGAAACGAAAGTTGCTAGCATGTGAGAAcactattatattatattagttGAAAGCAAGCACAAGGTAGAAACGACGATGAAAAGCCCTTGTGCATGGAAACACTATTACACCAATGGCCTAATTAATTTCACACTAACAaaaatcatgtttttattGTATTCTGTTAATGTCAAAAGTTTAtactttattgttttcaaaattcagGACAAACGGCATTACaatcatcaaattaaagtCACCCATACTATTAAATCCAAATTACCATCAAAATCTCAATTTaacaaaagtatataattGGAGGATGGTCAACCAagttagtttgaatttttaaaaacttatcaaTTTCAATTGATTCCTTATTGAGTTTGAACTTCtcttaaaattgatttctcatttttagattttgaccAAAAACTGTGTTGAACTaaatttctttccttcctaCTAGTAACCAAGATGCTTACTACATAGAAATAGCATATATTCTCTTGGGTTCGTTTTCAACAcgaaaagaaatatatcaatCATCGTTTGTTCCATTTCAAttataccaaaataaaaaattactctattttcaaaactatcaaGCCAAAGGGAAATATTCACATGAACCatccaagtttttttaaaaattttattattaattattactttaaaGATGGAACTTCCAAATCTTTTAGCAAAAGATGAATAggatttaaataataatggaaagagagaaaaggaaattgaTCGTAATGGAAATTGATCATAACGTATTTGTTAATGTTGGCAAATGAAAAAATCATACCAAAAGAGATTATCTTTCAAGAATGTAGAAAGTATACTCTTCTAGAAACCAAAACGTAgaagtaaatatataatagaataCCTCTACAAACGAGTCATAGTCAAAAAAAAGAATGCTACACAAAAGTAGTAAACGCAATACCTCTAAACACTTCTAACACTAATTATATACCTTTATTCTACCTTCAAACCttacaaactttaaaagatgaagaaatgttTTGTATAACTGTCATCTCTATCTAATTATTTCATTAACACGtgcatttttttagaagaagaataagtTCGTGTCAGATGTTAGAAGGAAAGAGATCACATATACTTTTTGGGTTTTTACGTATATAGCCTAATCATTAagtctactttttttttatatatatataattttttgaaaatgttatatttttatatgattgGTATAATGGATTGCATGTTTTTACAAAAAGTAGGGGTCCAATTACTAATAAGtctatattttcattgaatcaAGAGATATACCTGTCTCATATGTTCctctcaacaaaaaaaagaaaaagaaaaaaaagttaaaaataacttGAGAGATAGGAAATGCATAAGATAAATGCATCATATGATACACCTAACCATTGTCATATTCAAATCATCTCATCATACCCGATATcaactatataaaaatagtagaatatgttttttttaccttgacagttttcaaaacaaaaaattatgtcTCCAAAGTTATCGAAATTTTAAACTTGGTCCTCAGATGTAAAATTGTACCGACTATATAAGTTTGAGAATTTAAGTTGTGTGATTTGttagtcaaatttttataataaaagtaaGCTTGAAAAGGTGTGATTGTTGTTGTAGTAAGTGAAAGGgtataattgtaaatacaatcctaattttgcaattttaaaaaactatacttcatggattaaaatatatgaagcAATATGTGAGATTAATGTTTCGTAGATGAAACCTGGACTTTATGATGGGATTGGTGGAAACTTTATTCTTACGTATCAATTATTAAATGTAAAAGGTAATgccaaataatttaataacaatttcaattttttcacaCGCGACGCCATCGTCTGCGAAAAAATGAAGGCTAAGAAAAATGGGAGTTGATCGATAATGGCGTTGGCGCGAAGGCGATGACTTATTTAATACGAAAAAATGGCAAAGCAGGTGAACCCATTTCTCacctctcttttctttaattcccTTTACGTTCGTTGAAATGGTATGACCACGAAATCCCCAAGAAatttccattcttcttcttggcTTTCTTAATGCTTCCTCTTTCACCCTACAAAACATCCCACGCACAAACCTTCCCTCCATAGTTGCTTCTTTTTTAAGTTACCATTGGATCTTTCGCTTCGTATCTTGAATCTCCCCCAACTAATTCCTTTCCAGGTATACAAGCTGTCTCTTGCTTTCCACTCCTTCCTTAATCCTCTATCTTTTCTCTGCATCTGATTCCCTTATTTTGATTCtcaccctttttttcttccttgtttTGGTCGAGTTCTTTTGCTTTCACATCACACGCAAATGGGGTCTTAccaaaatttgtatattttattcgTAATTTTGGGGTTGTCTGTTTTTGTAACGTTTATAATTGCTGGAAATTGAAGTTTCTGATCATCTCTTTCTAAGCGATGGAGGAATTTCTCTTTCATGTTGTGTCTCGTTCAGCGGACAGAGTTAAAGGGAAGTATGTCCACCTCCTAAATGGTTCTAAAATTATAGAAGGAGAAAATGTTGTGTCGTAATTTGCCAAAGTTAGACAAAGGATTTTCTTGCTACTCAATATTGACCACTATAAAGTTTGTTGATTGATTCCATTTGCGTTGTCTATGGTAAAGGTCAAAACATCGACCCTTTTGTCGTCTGGAAAAGTCAACGGTCTTTTAATGAGTACACTAGGTGGTGCAGCGGAATACATTTCTACTTGgaattttcttgtttgaaatacttttcaaatttgagttGTAAGGCATCTGGTGTTTTAATGATAAGTGCTTTGAGTACTATATTAATACCATGTGAAAGATCTCTTCTCTGCAACAGGCTTTTAGCTATGGGAAGTCTCATGAATGAAATTAACTTGAAGGACTTTTACATTCCAAActatattttgtcaattgGATCAGAGGGGGAAAGTGTTAGCCATCTCCCTGTTTGTCCAGTTATTGCTTTCATTAACTCCAAAAGTGGTGGTCAGCTGGGAGGCGAACTCCTTATCCGATACCGTGCTCTTCTCAATAAAAATCAGgtaattttatcaatgttaATGTAGGATATTATTGCTATTTTGAGTTCTTTATGGTTATGGATGTTCAAATTTGAGGCAACTTTCTTCAGGTTTTTGATCTGGGAGAGAGTCGCCCTGATAAGGTACTACATCAACTTTATTGTAACCTTGGCATACTCAAGGACAATGGAGATCTCTTGGCTGCTCATGTTGAAAAGAATCTTAGATTAATCGTAAGTTACTTGTTAAATCTTGATTTCTCTTGTATTGTCTATCAGTGAGAATTCGTGATTGAGCGTCTGTTGCAATTTCAATTGTAAAGACCATAAGCTCTCAATTATCATCAATCTCTACTCCTTGCTCTTAACATGTGATTCTAATTACTAGGTTGCAGGTGGAGATGGTACTGCAAGCTGGCTTCTGGGAGTCGTTTCTGACATGAAACTGCCTCATCCACCTTCAATTGCTACTGTGCCATTGGGAACGGGAAACAACCTTCACTTTTCCTTTGGATGggtatctttttctttactacaCCGtgcttttgatatttttttgtcatatatatatatgcgtAATAATGATTCCACTCATTATCTATATGCTAGGCTATGATCTATGTGTTAACtggattaaataaaaatattaatgggTCAAAAAATCTCAACTTGAATGTCTTGTTCAGTATTTGGCTTTGGAATATTGATCATTTCACGGgaaaattttctaatggtcTTATCGAATGTACACTCTGACATAAACAATCATGGTTTATTTCGTGGCAAGAATTTTAGCATCTTCTAATTTTCCAAGCCTGTTAAGAAGTTTTTCTACGTAATCACTTATATGAGCTGTCACTTTACCAGGCACCATCCGAGTTGTGCTTTCTGTGTACATTATTCTTGGTGCCTGGACTGATCGAAGTCTGAATTTGAAAAGAGTAACTGTTATTAATTCACAGGGAAAGAAAAATCCCGGAACAGACCGTCAATCCGTTGAATCATTCTTGAGTCAAGTAAGGAGTGCAAGAGAAATGAAGATTGATAGGTAATACGTCAGACTAGACTAACACGAAAATTCAAGCATGTTTATTAAAACTTTCTTTTGTTCTAGCTTGACCAACCAATTATGTAGTATAAGGGTGTAGGATGGACATGTACTTAAAACTTTGTCATTGTACATTTTTATCGATTAAAGCATTATGTAATAATATGATAAATTCTCAACTAACATAACTAATGCATTGGCAGACTAAGGAGTTATCTAGTGGATGGAAACTTAGATAGTTGCGCTACTCTGGTATTACCAAGCTATACCTTTTTAGATCGACTAGTCATTGTGTAATTAAACAACTTTCTGTCAATTTTTGGG of the Cucumis sativus cultivar 9930 chromosome 3, Cucumber_9930_V3, whole genome shotgun sequence genome contains:
- the LOC101209230 gene encoding calcium-binding protein KRP1 gives rise to the protein MAFSAEKSGFEDWLPTMAERLGGEGLIGELCNGFNLLMNREKGVIDFESLKRNAAALGLGDLSDEDLRSMLREGDFDGDGALNQMEFCVLMFRLSPELMEESWFLLEEALHQEFKDFC